One genomic region from Clostridium saccharobutylicum DSM 13864 encodes:
- a CDS encoding LacI family DNA-binding transcriptional regulator — translation MATIKDVAKKAGVSVGSVSRFINNFEVKPKTRLAIEKAIKELDYEPNIYARGFKVNKTNTIALIIPTVWNPFFGELAFNIEKSLRDYGMKMILCNSGNDYEIELQYITMAKQNKVDGIISITYSDVDKYVHSNMPIISIDRYFSEDITYVTSDNFEGGRMAAEELMKSGCKSIAFIGRGSKIDNATRNRKKGFVNYCEENHIHYEICDSLGESQNFKKKLDKFLYDNLKNVKKIDGIFTVTDEHAFKVIGKLNKLNVDVPEDVQIIGYDGIKSHNNDTIKISTIRQPIESIANESVKALINIINNKEIEKEIILPVRFIKGFTTK, via the coding sequence ATGGCCACCATTAAAGATGTTGCAAAAAAAGCAGGTGTGTCTGTTGGATCTGTATCAAGATTTATAAACAATTTTGAAGTGAAACCTAAAACAAGACTTGCAATAGAAAAAGCTATAAAGGAACTTGATTATGAACCAAATATTTATGCTAGAGGATTTAAAGTTAATAAAACCAATACAATTGCTCTTATAATTCCAACAGTATGGAATCCATTTTTTGGAGAATTAGCTTTTAATATAGAAAAAAGTTTAAGAGATTATGGTATGAAGATGATATTGTGTAATTCAGGAAATGATTATGAAATTGAATTACAGTATATAACTATGGCAAAACAGAATAAAGTTGATGGAATTATTTCAATAACTTATAGTGATGTAGATAAATATGTACATTCAAATATGCCAATAATAAGTATTGATAGGTATTTTTCCGAAGATATAACATATGTAACTAGTGATAATTTTGAAGGAGGGAGAATGGCAGCTGAAGAGTTGATGAAAAGTGGTTGTAAAAGTATAGCATTTATAGGGCGAGGGTCAAAAATAGATAATGCTACAAGAAACAGAAAAAAAGGTTTCGTAAATTATTGTGAAGAAAATCACATACATTATGAAATTTGTGATTCATTGGGAGAATCACAAAATTTCAAAAAAAAATTAGATAAATTTCTATATGATAATTTGAAAAATGTTAAAAAAATTGATGGAATATTTACAGTAACTGATGAACATGCATTTAAAGTAATTGGAAAATTAAACAAGTTGAATGTTGATGTACCTGAGGATGTACAAATAATAGGATATGATGGAATTAAATCACATAATAACGATACAATTAAAATATCGACTATAAGGCAACCTATTGAAAGCATAGCTAATGAGTCTGTAAAAGCATTAATTAATATAATTAATAATAAAGAAATAGAAAAGGAAATAATACTACCAGTAAGGTTCATAAAAGGGTTCACAACTAAATAA
- a CDS encoding glycoside hydrolase family 32 protein, with protein sequence MQITIKYWHHLSSKDLVNWKDCGIALEPDRYFDSYGVFSGTGLVKDNKLYLFYTGNTRDKDWIRHPYQCLAIMDKDSQIKKMDKPIIDRQPDGYTDNFRDPKVFKKKDKYYCLIGAEIKDNQGTIVYYESDDVLSWKFRGEIITKFKGNSGFMWECPDYFEFEDKGILMFSPQGIEPDGDKYLNIFQSGYLVGDKINFEDGVFNHTEFTELDRGFDFYAPQTMEDENGRIKTFQKRKERNVI encoded by the coding sequence ATGCAAATTACGATAAAGTATTGGCACCATCTTTCATCTAAGGACTTAGTAAATTGGAAAGATTGTGGCATTGCATTAGAACCAGATAGATATTTTGATAGTTATGGAGTGTTTTCAGGTACAGGTTTAGTCAAGGATAATAAATTGTATTTATTTTATACAGGAAATACAAGAGATAAAGATTGGATTAGACATCCATATCAATGTTTAGCAATAATGGATAAAGATAGTCAAATTAAAAAAATGGATAAGCCAATAATAGATAGGCAGCCAGATGGATATACAGATAATTTTAGAGATCCGAAGGTATTCAAAAAGAAAGATAAATACTATTGCTTAATAGGGGCAGAGATTAAAGATAATCAAGGAACAATAGTTTATTATGAATCAGATGATGTACTGTCTTGGAAATTTAGAGGAGAAATAATTACTAAGTTCAAAGGTAATAGTGGATTTATGTGGGAGTGTCCAGATTATTTTGAATTTGAAGATAAAGGAATATTAATGTTTTCACCACAAGGAATTGAACCAGATGGCGACAAATATTTAAATATATTTCAATCTGGATATTTAGTGGGAGATAAAATTAATTTTGAAGATGGAGTATTTAATCATACAGAATTTACTGAATTAGATAGAGGCTTTGATTTTTATGCACCTCAAACAATGGAAGATGAGAATGGAAGAATTAAAACGTTTCAGAAAAGAAAAGAGAGAAATGTCATTTAA
- a CDS encoding GH32 C-terminal domain-containing protein: MSFKLKDEEMTLDNFNETTYEIICDFDNFSGERIGLKLRTGKDEETVFYYDLEDKKLVLDRSKSGKLCTEEYGVVRKCAMDCKRLKLQIFVDTSSIEIFVNDGEEVFTSRIFTKRDSNGISFFANGSTNLKANIWNI; this comes from the coding sequence ATGTCATTTAAATTAAAAGATGAAGAAATGACATTAGATAACTTTAATGAAACAACATATGAAATTATTTGTGATTTTGATAATTTCAGCGGTGAAAGAATAGGCCTAAAGCTTAGAACAGGTAAAGACGAAGAAACAGTATTTTATTATGATTTAGAAGATAAAAAACTTGTTTTAGATCGTAGTAAATCAGGAAAGTTGTGTACTGAGGAATATGGGGTCGTTAGGAAATGTGCCATGGATTGCAAGAGATTAAAACTGCAGATATTTGTTGATACATCATCAATTGAAATATTCGTTAATGATGGAGAAGAAGTATTTACAAGCAGAATATTTACCAAAAGAGATAGTAATGGAATTAGCTTTTTTGCTAATGGAAGCACAAATCTAAAAGCGAATATTTGGAATATATAA
- a CDS encoding MarR family winged helix-turn-helix transcriptional regulator: MNLYGHKVNQLARNFTKKLNEKISPLGLYSSQWGIALYLYEKKQCTQIELCQYLGVEAPTITRTLTRMEEMGLVIRNEGKDKRERLIKLTEKAYEMFSKWHEAAQSLEIEAINNINEDELEIFNNVLAKMMKNLE; encoded by the coding sequence TTGAATTTATATGGTCATAAAGTGAATCAGCTGGCTAGAAATTTTACAAAGAAATTAAATGAGAAAATTTCTCCCCTTGGTTTATATTCTTCACAATGGGGTATTGCATTATACTTATATGAAAAAAAGCAATGTACACAAATTGAATTGTGTCAATATCTTGGCGTAGAAGCACCTACAATTACTAGGACATTAACTAGGATGGAAGAAATGGGATTGGTAATCCGAAATGAGGGAAAGGATAAGCGCGAAAGACTTATAAAGCTTACAGAAAAAGCGTATGAAATGTTCTCTAAATGGCATGAAGCTGCTCAAAGCTTAGAAATAGAAGCTATAAATAATATTAATGAAGATGAACTAGAGATTTTTAATAATGTTTTAGCAAAAATGATGAAGAACTTAGAATAG
- a CDS encoding FUSC family protein — protein sequence MDTTIIKQAFKINKTPFPWQKAINAAICAGVPVIIGILVNQLHLGLLAGMGSFSYLYVLHQPYAQRAKKIFFTTIGISLSVALGTLSAPYPVLIILIVGLIGAIVTFIFGILKIQGPSAIFFVLSFVMTAGMPVNTTEVFIRTSVVLMAGIFSWIISMAGYFFNPHGPEIKTLKKLYLALAEFSEAIGDENIKNVRNRTVNALREAEETLLTGYIPWKNSFLFNRLSLLNEEANKLFLEMLELHANKNIKVPKELSDTIRKLSMAIELKDGETIKIDPPSQKLDEDYDNFLEIIYDAEAIINIPLTYIGKGIKISKPSLMMKFTRACNKDSIVFINAVRYGIVLSISAIISFSFPFARPYWIPLSCCAVMSGSTVMATFHRAIQRSCGTIIGLMIAIIILKFQPEGFMIVIINMLLTAITELFIMKNYAVAAVFITPNALLIAEASTQIHNVTYFATARITDILIGSAIGLIGTYIIGRRSASSRLPDLIVKLIRSQARVLVRLATNNKENNSDSTKWIKEKMGINLMNFKTAYNTALGEIPHNEEMLEMMWPAFFSLEHISYLLDQYCTTKGYLILSDEDLAQLLLVLETMATSIEQKKTIKPKQISIIDEIPQICEEINAVQEALTMNSAW from the coding sequence ATGGATACAACTATAATAAAACAAGCATTTAAGATTAATAAAACTCCTTTTCCTTGGCAAAAAGCAATAAATGCTGCAATTTGTGCAGGGGTTCCAGTAATTATCGGTATCTTAGTAAATCAACTACATTTAGGGTTATTGGCGGGGATGGGGAGCTTTTCATATCTATATGTTTTACATCAACCGTATGCTCAGCGTGCAAAAAAAATATTTTTTACTACTATTGGTATTAGTCTTTCAGTTGCACTTGGTACGTTATCAGCACCATATCCAGTACTTATTATTTTAATAGTTGGTTTGATTGGAGCAATTGTAACTTTTATATTTGGCATACTTAAAATACAAGGTCCATCTGCAATTTTTTTTGTATTAAGTTTTGTAATGACAGCAGGAATGCCTGTTAATACTACAGAAGTTTTTATACGAACTTCTGTAGTACTTATGGCTGGGATTTTTTCATGGATAATTAGTATGGCAGGGTATTTTTTTAATCCACATGGTCCTGAAATAAAAACTCTTAAGAAACTTTATTTAGCTTTAGCAGAATTTAGCGAAGCTATTGGTGATGAAAATATTAAGAATGTACGAAATCGTACAGTTAATGCCTTAAGAGAAGCTGAGGAAACTCTTTTAACAGGTTACATTCCATGGAAGAATTCATTCTTGTTTAATCGTTTATCACTTTTAAATGAAGAAGCTAATAAATTGTTTTTAGAAATGCTTGAGTTGCATGCTAATAAAAACATTAAAGTGCCAAAAGAACTTAGTGACACGATAAGAAAATTATCCATGGCAATTGAACTAAAGGATGGAGAAACAATTAAAATAGATCCACCATCTCAAAAGCTAGATGAGGATTATGATAATTTTTTAGAAATAATTTATGATGCTGAGGCGATTATAAACATACCATTAACATACATTGGGAAGGGAATCAAAATTTCAAAACCTTCGCTTATGATGAAATTTACTAGAGCCTGCAATAAAGATTCAATAGTGTTTATTAATGCAGTTAGATATGGAATTGTTCTTTCAATATCAGCTATAATATCTTTTAGTTTTCCATTTGCCAGACCATACTGGATTCCTCTATCATGTTGTGCGGTCATGTCAGGTTCAACTGTTATGGCAACATTTCATAGAGCAATTCAGCGTTCTTGTGGCACAATTATTGGATTAATGATAGCTATTATTATTTTGAAATTCCAGCCAGAAGGCTTCATGATAGTTATAATTAATATGCTTTTAACAGCAATAACAGAACTTTTTATTATGAAAAATTATGCTGTAGCAGCGGTATTTATAACGCCAAATGCCTTACTTATAGCAGAAGCATCAACTCAAATACATAATGTTACTTATTTTGCAACAGCACGTATTACGGATATATTGATTGGATCTGCCATTGGATTAATTGGCACATACATTATTGGACGTCGTTCAGCCTCTAGTCGATTACCAGATTTAATAGTGAAATTAATACGTAGTCAGGCTAGAGTATTAGTTCGATTGGCAACTAACAATAAAGAAAATAATAGTGATAGTACAAAATGGATAAAAGAAAAAATGGGAATAAACCTTATGAACTTTAAAACTGCCTATAATACAGCATTAGGTGAGATTCCTCATAATGAGGAAATGCTTGAAATGATGTGGCCAGCATTTTTCTCCTTAGAACATATTAGCTACTTGCTTGATCAATACTGCACAACAAAGGGATATTTAATTTTATCTGATGAAGATTTAGCCCAACTTCTTCTTGTATTAGAAACAATGGCAACATCTATTGAACAGAAGAAAACAATAAAACCTAAACAAATTTCTATTATAGACGAAATACCTCAAATTTGTGAAGAAATTAATGCAGTTCAAGAAGCACTGACTATGAATAGTGCGTGGTAA
- a CDS encoding FMN-dependent NADH-azoreductase yields the protein MKKLLYITVNSKPEEMSSSKKVGRAFVNRFLELHNDFKLEELDLYNCYIPRLQYQYFEKRNAMIKEEDFNKLDIHGQEEVHKIVKLTDQFKEADMYVIAAPMWSLSFPAPLKEYIDCVVMDGKTISIKENNVEGLLNDKPRGMVYIQSSGGKIPWILRLVMNKGLNYVHDIMKTIGIKRFEELLVDGTGFTEEEKKQAINQAISKIDNVIDEVWRE from the coding sequence ATGAAGAAATTATTGTATATAACAGTAAACTCAAAACCAGAAGAAATGTCATCAAGTAAAAAAGTAGGAAGAGCTTTTGTAAATAGATTTTTAGAGTTACATAATGATTTTAAATTAGAGGAATTAGACCTTTATAATTGTTATATACCACGTTTGCAATATCAATATTTTGAAAAAAGAAATGCAATGATAAAGGAAGAGGATTTTAATAAACTAGATATACATGGGCAAGAAGAGGTACATAAAATAGTTAAACTAACTGATCAATTTAAAGAGGCTGATATGTATGTTATTGCAGCTCCCATGTGGAGTTTATCATTTCCAGCACCATTGAAGGAATATATAGATTGTGTTGTTATGGATGGAAAGACAATAAGTATAAAAGAAAATAATGTAGAGGGATTATTAAATGATAAGCCAAGGGGAATGGTATATATTCAATCTTCTGGAGGGAAAATACCTTGGATATTAAGACTGGTAATGAATAAAGGTTTAAACTATGTACATGATATTATGAAAACAATTGGTATAAAACGATTTGAAGAATTGCTAGTTGATGGTACTGGTTTTACAGAAGAGGAAAAAAAGCAAGCTATAAATCAAGCTATATCTAAAATTGATAATGTTATAGATGAAGTTTGGAGAGAATAA
- a CDS encoding ATP-binding protein, producing the protein MKGKKGELVLYGIDSINSKMDNIIETLNLKDQHFEIKLVISEAVNNAFVHGNKSDKNKPIHVKWEMEENNFILKVTDCGTGINDLNITREIDEKNILDESGRGLFLINCYADEVKCVDNSIIVKKYIM; encoded by the coding sequence ATGAAAGGTAAAAAAGGAGAATTGGTGCTTTATGGAATCGATAGCATAAATAGTAAGATGGATAATATAATAGAAACTTTAAATTTAAAAGATCAGCATTTTGAAATAAAATTAGTTATATCAGAAGCTGTTAATAATGCATTTGTTCATGGAAATAAAAGTGATAAAAATAAACCTATACATGTTAAGTGGGAAATGGAAGAAAATAATTTCATACTTAAAGTAACAGATTGTGGAACTGGTATCAATGACTTGAACATTACTAGAGAAATTGATGAAAAAAATATCTTGGATGAGTCTGGAAGAGGATTGTTTCTTATAAATTGCTATGCTGATGAAGTTAAATGTGTTGATAATTCTATAATTGTAAAAAAATACATAATGTAG
- a CDS encoding methyl-accepting chemotaxis protein, with product MKISIKVKLMITFFIVISIPIAILGCISYQMSSKSIQSSIQQQLKKDTASTGELIHNRIDSVDKILETGSLNEDIGNVIKDVSSDNVDKAYKYIKYIQENNKDYIESLIITDATGKAIIDNQTQSPNIDLSDRDYMKKALLGKMAVSEVLTSRFTGNPAIFIVYPIKEGDKIIGTLVGSINFNKISEYAAKVKTGKTGYAYMIDRNGLFVYHPDKDKILKENASDNANDDLKVIINQMKEGQSSEALYTYNNVKKYVVFEPVDNWVIASTAEYNDYMSSAISIRNYTISISIIAIVIAMIGAYSYSSKGITNPINKLEKLMKRAGDGDLTVKMIVNRNDEIGELESSFNNMIEHQDEIVRRVLSASEQLTAASEEMAASSEEISATTEEISASMNQVALDAEKQNESVVGISEVLVQLSSLVQLAQNRAKAASTNASTTMSVAEFGRTKVKETVNAMNVISAGSNETANALKSLDKISTKVDGIVNTINAIAEQTNLLALNASIEAARAGEHGKGFSIVADEVKKLSEETNGRAKEIALLVSQMIEQTQNAVGSMERAKVEVDNGVKRVSETDKAFIDIMKAIEDIVSHVNEILDITGEEVASSDKVVKLINQVATITESNTASSENVSAAAEEQASSLNNFTATAQETSAMAEELTKLVEKFKI from the coding sequence ATGAAAATTTCTATAAAAGTAAAATTGATGATTACATTTTTTATTGTAATCTCTATACCAATTGCAATCTTAGGATGCATATCATATCAAATGTCTAGTAAATCAATACAATCATCTATACAGCAGCAATTAAAGAAAGATACAGCGAGTACAGGAGAATTGATTCATAATAGAATTGATTCAGTAGATAAAATTTTAGAAACTGGAAGTTTAAATGAAGATATTGGTAATGTAATTAAAGATGTTAGTTCAGATAATGTAGATAAAGCTTATAAATATATTAAATATATTCAAGAAAATAATAAGGATTATATAGAATCTTTAATTATAACAGATGCCACGGGTAAAGCAATTATTGATAACCAGACTCAATCTCCTAATATAGATTTGAGTGATAGAGATTATATGAAGAAGGCACTTTTGGGAAAAATGGCTGTCAGTGAGGTATTAACATCTAGATTTACAGGGAATCCAGCTATTTTTATAGTTTATCCCATTAAAGAGGGAGATAAGATTATTGGGACATTAGTTGGAAGTATAAATTTTAACAAGATTTCAGAGTATGCAGCAAAAGTAAAAACTGGGAAAACTGGTTATGCATATATGATTGATAGAAATGGATTGTTTGTGTATCATCCAGATAAAGACAAGATTTTAAAAGAAAATGCAAGTGATAATGCAAATGATGATTTAAAAGTTATCATTAATCAAATGAAAGAAGGACAATCTTCGGAAGCATTATACACTTACAACAATGTGAAAAAATATGTTGTTTTTGAACCAGTTGATAATTGGGTAATTGCATCTACAGCAGAGTATAATGATTATATGTCATCAGCTATAAGTATTAGAAATTATACAATAAGTATTAGTATTATAGCTATAGTTATTGCAATGATAGGTGCATATTCATATTCATCAAAGGGAATAACCAATCCTATTAATAAGCTGGAAAAACTGATGAAGCGTGCTGGTGATGGAGATTTAACTGTAAAGATGATTGTAAATAGAAATGATGAAATTGGAGAGTTAGAAAGTTCATTCAACAATATGATAGAACATCAAGATGAAATTGTACGAAGGGTATTAAGTGCTTCAGAACAACTGACTGCAGCTTCAGAAGAAATGGCAGCTTCATCTGAAGAAATAAGTGCTACAACTGAAGAGATTAGTGCAAGTATGAATCAAGTGGCTTTAGATGCTGAAAAACAAAATGAGTCAGTAGTAGGAATTTCAGAAGTATTGGTTCAACTGTCAAGTCTTGTACAGCTTGCACAAAACAGGGCTAAGGCAGCAAGTACAAATGCATCTACTACTATGAGTGTGGCAGAGTTTGGAAGGACAAAAGTAAAAGAAACTGTTAATGCAATGAATGTTATTAGCGCAGGTAGTAATGAAACAGCAAATGCACTTAAATCATTAGATAAGATATCTACTAAAGTAGATGGAATAGTAAATACTATAAATGCTATTGCAGAGCAAACAAATCTTCTTGCATTAAATGCATCAATAGAAGCGGCTAGGGCTGGAGAACATGGAAAAGGCTTTAGTATTGTAGCTGATGAAGTAAAAAAATTATCTGAAGAGACTAATGGTAGAGCTAAAGAAATAGCACTATTAGTTAGCCAAATGATTGAACAGACACAAAATGCTGTAGGTTCAATGGAAAGAGCAAAAGTTGAAGTTGATAATGGTGTAAAAAGAGTATCAGAAACAGATAAAGCATTCATTGATATAATGAAGGCTATAGAAGATATCGTTAGTCATGTTAATGAAATACTTGACATTACTGGAGAGGAAGTTGCATCTTCAGATAAAGTTGTCAAATTAATTAATCAAGTAGCTACAATAACAGAAAGCAATACTGCAAGTAGTGAAAATGTATCTGCAGCAGCAGAAGAGCAGGCAAGTTCATTA